The following proteins are co-located in the Haliotis asinina isolate JCU_RB_2024 chromosome 13, JCU_Hal_asi_v2, whole genome shotgun sequence genome:
- the LOC137259807 gene encoding multiple epidermal growth factor-like domains protein 10, producing the protein MRCLFSLARAIMDWLIILCSVCTIISTQDTFSTVSSVSCKDNQHCSRCDGAGNCLECTPGYFGRRCNATCSKNCHKKKCTESENGIGNCTDGCVPGYQGTSCMVPCDSPGGTCTACPGGCDGGYCQLGSSCVSGCVESYYGTGCKSCSSRCKTCNRSTGVCIECHPPFEGQEGGCENSHGSEEGFETGDPKNDPQGDDGQTSIVLTGLLVSLLLLVFGVLVTLCLVYFKCLPKQKERLEQREQREQIHQDEVEYLEYLPSVQGGNCNNNRHSNHAYYDVVDGEMSPAIVFL; encoded by the exons atgcgttgtttattttcactcgCGCG AGCAATTATGGATTGGTTGATTATCCTGTGCTCGGTTTGCACGATTATCTCCACACAAG ACACATTCTCAACCGTTTCATCTGTCTCCTGCAAGGACAACCAGCACTGTTCCAGATGTGACGGAGCAGGCAATTGCCTAGAGTGTACACCTGGGTATTTCGGCCGGAGATGCAATGCTACCTGTAGTAAGAATTGTCACAAGAAGAAATGTACGGAATCAGAAAATGGCATTGGTAACTGTACAGACGGCTGTGTCCCGGGATATCAAGGTACCAGCTGCATGGTACCATGTGACAGTCCCGGAGGTACCTGTACAGCATGTCCAGGTGGTTGTGATGGAGGATATTGTCAGCTGGGGTCATCTTGTGTGTCTGGATGTGTAGAATCCTACTACGGGACTGGCTGTAAGTCGTGTTCCAGCCGATGTAAGACCTGCAACAGATCGACAGGAGTTTGCATTGAATGCCATCCTCCATTTGAGGGTCAGGAAGGTGGATGTGAAAACAGCCATGGATCTGAAGAAGGCTTTGAAACAGGAGACCCAAAGAATGACCCAC AAGGTGATGATGGTCAGACAAGTATTGTACTGACTGGACTGCTGGTGTCACTACTTCTACTTGTGTTCGGCGTCTTGGTGACACTCTGCTTGGTGTACTTTAAGTGCTTGCCcaaacaaaa GGAACGGCTTGAACAGAGGGAACAGAGAGAACAGATTCATCAAGATGAGGTGGAATATCTGGAGTATTTACCGTCAGTGCAGGGGGGAAACTGCAATAATAACCGACATTCCAATCATGCTTATTATGACGTTGTTGATGGTGAGATGAGCCCCGCCATTGTTTTCCTCTGA